CGATATTCAAGGTTTGATTGATTTAATGGGAGGCGAGAAAAATTTCACAGCAAAATTAGACGCTGTATTTACAACACCGCCAATTTTTGATGATAGTTATTATGGAGCCGTTATTCATGAAATCCGCGAAATGCAGATTATGAATATGGGACAATATGCTCACGGAAACCAGCCCATTCAGCACATGATTTATTTGTACAATTATGCTGGCGAACCTTGGAAAACACAATATTGGTCACGAGAAGTTATGAACCGCTTGTACAAACCAACTCCAGACGGTTATTGCGGAGATGAAGATAACGGACAGACTTCTGCATGGTATATTTTCTCGGCTTTGGGATTTTATCCCGTCTGCCCAGGAACAGAAGAATATGTTTTGGGAGCACCATTATTTAAGAAAACAACTTTACAGTTCGAAGATGGAAAACAACTTATCATCAACGCACCTAACAATTCTGATGTCAGCCGATATGTAAATGAATTAAAATGGCAAGATTCAGCTTATCCTAAAAACTATCTCAATCATTTTGAGCTTTTAAAAGGTGGTGAATTATACTTTGATATGGTTAGTTCACCAAATTTACAAAGAGGTACGACAAAAGATTCGTACCCATATTCTTATTCAATTTCAAAATAAAAAGATATGCAGTCACGTAGAAAATTTATAAAAAACGCTGGCATTTTTTCAGCAGGATTATTAGCACTTCAAACAGAAGCTTTTGGGTTCAATTCAGATACTTTTCAGTTTCCTTTAAAAGATTTTGTTTCGAAAAGACCTCCAGTTGCCGAAAGAAAATTTACGAGTAAAGCAATTGAAGCTGCCATTGTCCGCATTAAAAAACAAATTGCTAATCCTGAATTGGCTTGGATATTCGAAAACTGTTTTCCAAATACATTAGATACAACAGTCGATTTCGAAATTATCGACGGAAAACCAGATACCTATGTAATTACAGGAGATATCGATGCCATGTGGCTGAGAGACAGTACAGCACAGATTTGGCCGTATATTCCGTTTGTAAAAGAAGATCCAAAATTGGCTGAATTAGTAAAAGGTGTAATCAATCGTCAAGCGAAATGTATTCTGCTGGATCCGTATGCAAATGCTTTTTATAAAGATTTTACCAAAGAAAGTGAATGGAAAAATGACCTTACCAAAATGCAGCCTGGAATTCATGAAAGAAAATGGGAAATCGACAGTTTGTGTTATCCAGTTCGATTAGCGCACGGCTATTGGAAAGAAACAGGAGACATCAGCTTATTTGATGCAAAATGGAAAGAAGCCATGCTTTTAATTCTTCAGACTTTTAAAGAGCAGCAAAGATTAGACGGAAAAGGCGGACCATATAGTTTTCAGCGTCAGACAGCTTGGGCAACAGACGGAGTTCCGTTGGGCGGTTATGGTTATCCTGTAAAACCTTGCGGGTTAATTGTTTCGACTTTCAGACCAAGCGACGATTCTACTTTGTTTGGTTATTTGATTCCGAGTAATATGTTTGCGATTGAAATCTTAGGTTATTTAATTGAAATTTTCTCTCTTCCAGCTTTAAAAGACAATGATTTGGTGGCAAAAGCGACAGAACTAAGAGATCAGGTTCAAAAAGGTTTAAACGAACACGGAATCATCAATCATCCTAAATTCGGGAAAATTATTGCTTTTGAAGTCAACGGATACGGCAGCTTTCACATGATGGACGATGCGAATGTTCCTTCATTATTATCATTGCCTTATTTAGGCGCTATTGCTCCAAATGATCCTTTATATTTAAATACCAGAAAAGTAGTTTTATCAGAAAATAATCCGTTTTTCTACAAAGGAAAAGCAGGAGAAGGTATTGGAGGTCCACACACAGGAGTCGATACCATCTGGCCTATGAGTATAGTTTTAAGAGCCATTACCAGTGTTGATGAAAAAGAAATAAAGGCCTGCATCAGCAATTTAATTAAAACCAATGCCGATACTGGATTTATGCACGAATCATTTCATAAAGACGATGTAAATAAGTTTACCCGTAAATGGTTTGCGTGGGCCAATACCTTATTTGGTGAAATGATTGTACACACAAGTATTCATTATCCTCAAATTTTAAAAGACAAAAATATCTAGTACTAAAGCTAAAAAAGTAAAAATGAATACATCATATGCCATTGGGCTGGATATAGGAGGAACGCACATTACTGCGGCGGTTATCAATAAAACAGATATGAAAGTTTTGGATTTTTCGGTCTGTAAAGAATCTTTTGATTCGAATTTACCCGCAGATCAGGTTATGAATATTTGGAAGAAAGTAATCTGTACAGCAATAGAAAATTCTAAAATAAAAAATATTACCGGAATTGCCGTTTGTATGCCGGGACCGTTTGATTATAAAAATGGAATCTGCTGGATAAAAGATCAATCTAAATACGAACATTTTTACGGATTAAACATAAGGGAATTGCTTTTGGAAACTCTTGGTTTTTCTACAGATTTTCCAGTTCTTTTTGAAAATGACGCTGTTTGTTTTGGAAAAGGGGAAGTTTTTAAACAACAGAAAAATCTTTCTAAAAAAGTAATGGCTGTCACATTAGGCACAGGATTAGGAGCATGTTTTATTGACAAAGGAGTTTCAATAAGTTCTGGAGATTCTGTTCCTGTTGATGGGGAAATTTATAATTTACCTTATCAAGATGGTATGGCAGAAGATTATATTTCAGTTAGAGGTCTTTTATCACATTACAAATCTTTAAGTGGTACTGTGCTAAATAATGGTTTAGAATTGTATAATCTGGCGAAAAGCGGAGATCAGTCCGCTATTAAAGTATTTGGAAAAATGGGGGAGGATTTAGCGGCAGTTGTGATTCCGTGGATTAAAAACTTCAAAGCTGATCATATTATTATTGGCGGAAAAATTGCCAATGCAAGCGATTTGTTTTTATCTTCATTCAATAAAACAATTCAGGAATCTAGTTTGAAAATCGAGGTTTCTATTTCAAATGACAATGAAATTGCGGCCTTGTTGGGAGCAGTTAGTTTTCTTTGTGATTAAATAAAAACGGATGAGTTATAAGCTCATCCGTTTTTATTTTCTGTGTGTTAAAAATTATTTCAAACCTTCTTTTATTGTCTGTACAAAAGCTTCAACCGGCTGTGCGCCTGATACGGCATATTTTCGGTCAAAAACAAAGAAAGGAACACCTTGAACACCAATTTGCTGCGCTTCGTTAATATCGTGTTCTACTTCTTTAATAAAAAGAGTATCGCTTTGCAATACGTCCAGAACCTCTTCTTTATTTAATCCTGCTTTTTCAGCAAGTTCAATTAAAGTTGGGCCATCGTTTAAATCTCTTCCTTCTGTAAAATAAGCTTTAAAGAAAATCTCTTCGATTTCATCGCCTAATTTTTTAGTTTTAGCAAGCTGAATAATTCTGTGAGCTTCTAATGAATTTGAAATAACAGCCTTATCAAAGTTATAATCCAAACCAACACTTTTAGCACGTTCTGCGACACCTTTGTGCATTTCTTTTGATTGTTCAAGCGTCATGCCTTTTCGTTCCGCTAAATACGTATAAACGTCTTTTCCGGGTTGTGGTGTAATAGATGGATCAAGCTGGAAACTTTTCCACTCGATTTCAAATTCATTTTCGGGAAACTGTTTTAAAGCCGTTTCCAATTGTCTTTTTCCGATATAACAAAACGGACACATGATATCCGACCAAATTTCTATTTTCATTTTACAAAAATACGGAAAATTTGTTTCAGGTTATTTTGTTTCAAATGATTTCACCTCAAAGGACGCAAAGAATTAATCATTATGAAACTAAATAAAACGCAGAGTTCGCAAAGGCTTTGAAAAAAACTTTGCGAACTCTGCGTAAACCTTAGCGTTCTTTGCGGTTAAATAAAAAACAACTAAAACTAAAAAACCGCAACTCTCAAAAAAGAATTGCGGTTTCTAGGTATAAAAAATGGTTGGTTAATAGCGATATTATTTTTTTTACAATGATATGTCTTTAATTTTAAACTAAAAAAAATCCCTGTAACAAAAAGAAACTTTGATGTTAACTATTTAACATCACTGGCATTACCAACATCGTTACGGTTTCACCTTCTTCAAGACCATCAACCGGAGTTAAGATTCCAGCTCTATTTGGCAATGACATTTCTAACATAATCATGTCTGATTGCAAATTGGTAAGCATTTCGATTAAGAAACGTGAATTGAATCCAATTTGTAAATCATCACCTTGATAATCACAAGTTAATCTTTCTTCGGCTTTGTTTGAGTAATCAATATCTTCAGCAGAAACGTTTAATTCAGCACCAGCAATTTTTAAACGAATTTGGTGTGTTGTTTTGTTTGAGAAAATCGCAACACGACGAACAGAACTTAAAAATAAAGAACGATCGATCATTAATTTGTTTGGATTTTCTTTTGGAATTACCGCTTCGTAATTAGGGTATTTTCCGTCGATTAAACGACACATTAAGATATAATTGTCAAATGAGAAAGTCGCATTTGAATCGTTGTATTCAATTTTTACTTCAGCATCAGAAGAACCTAAAATTCCTTTTAAAATGTTCAAAGGTTTTTTCGGCATAATAAAATCAGCAACCTG
This is a stretch of genomic DNA from Flavobacterium endoglycinae. It encodes these proteins:
- a CDS encoding glycoside hydrolase family 125 protein; this encodes MQSRRKFIKNAGIFSAGLLALQTEAFGFNSDTFQFPLKDFVSKRPPVAERKFTSKAIEAAIVRIKKQIANPELAWIFENCFPNTLDTTVDFEIIDGKPDTYVITGDIDAMWLRDSTAQIWPYIPFVKEDPKLAELVKGVINRQAKCILLDPYANAFYKDFTKESEWKNDLTKMQPGIHERKWEIDSLCYPVRLAHGYWKETGDISLFDAKWKEAMLLILQTFKEQQRLDGKGGPYSFQRQTAWATDGVPLGGYGYPVKPCGLIVSTFRPSDDSTLFGYLIPSNMFAIEILGYLIEIFSLPALKDNDLVAKATELRDQVQKGLNEHGIINHPKFGKIIAFEVNGYGSFHMMDDANVPSLLSLPYLGAIAPNDPLYLNTRKVVLSENNPFFYKGKAGEGIGGPHTGVDTIWPMSIVLRAITSVDEKEIKACISNLIKTNADTGFMHESFHKDDVNKFTRKWFAWANTLFGEMIVHTSIHYPQILKDKNI
- a CDS encoding ROK family protein; translated protein: MNTSYAIGLDIGGTHITAAVINKTDMKVLDFSVCKESFDSNLPADQVMNIWKKVICTAIENSKIKNITGIAVCMPGPFDYKNGICWIKDQSKYEHFYGLNIRELLLETLGFSTDFPVLFENDAVCFGKGEVFKQQKNLSKKVMAVTLGTGLGACFIDKGVSISSGDSVPVDGEIYNLPYQDGMAEDYISVRGLLSHYKSLSGTVLNNGLELYNLAKSGDQSAIKVFGKMGEDLAAVVIPWIKNFKADHIIIGGKIANASDLFLSSFNKTIQESSLKIEVSISNDNEIAALLGAVSFLCD
- a CDS encoding DsbA family oxidoreductase, which codes for MKIEIWSDIMCPFCYIGKRQLETALKQFPENEFEIEWKSFQLDPSITPQPGKDVYTYLAERKGMTLEQSKEMHKGVAERAKSVGLDYNFDKAVISNSLEAHRIIQLAKTKKLGDEIEEIFFKAYFTEGRDLNDGPTLIELAEKAGLNKEEVLDVLQSDTLFIKEVEHDINEAQQIGVQGVPFFVFDRKYAVSGAQPVEAFVQTIKEGLK
- the dnaN gene encoding DNA polymerase III subunit beta, whose translation is MKFIVSSSYLLKQLQVLGSVINSSNTLPILDNFLFELDNSELTVSASDLETTMSATLSIDSKSKGSVAVPAKLLLEILKTFPEQPLTFTVEDNNTVEISSNSGKYALAYAAGEEFPKAVNLEEPSVTLVPADVLATAVSKTIFAAGNDDLRPVMSGVFFQFSPEGLTFVATDAHKLVKYARADVKASQVADFIMPKKPLNILKGILGSSDAEVKIEYNDSNATFSFDNYILMCRLIDGKYPNYEAVIPKENPNKLMIDRSLFLSSVRRVAIFSNKTTHQIRLKIAGAELNVSAEDIDYSNKAEERLTCDYQGDDLQIGFNSRFLIEMLTNLQSDMIMLEMSLPNRAGILTPVDGLEEGETVTMLVMPVMLNS